A window of the Pseudoalteromonas sp. A25 genome harbors these coding sequences:
- the guaA gene encoding glutamine-hydrolyzing GMP synthase yields the protein MSKDIHDSRILILDFGSQYTQLIARRIREIGVYCELWAWDVTEEQIREFNPQGIILSGGPESTTLENSPRAPEYVFNAGVPVLGICYGMQTMAAQLGGSVHSSDKKEFGYARVEKVGNCKLFDQIQDHIEDGADFLDVWMSHGDKVAQIPDTFVTTAKTSTCPHAAMSWEEKRFYGVQFHPEVTHTQQGQRLLERFVSDICKCEKLWTPAQIIEDAVERIKEKVGDDEVILGLSGGVDSSVVAMLIHRAIGDKLTCVFVDNGLLRLNEGEQVMDMFGDKFGLNIIKVDAEERFLKALEGIDEPEAKRKSIGHTFIEVFDEQAGKLKNAKWLAQGTIYPDVIESAASATGKAHVIKSHHNVGGLPDDMEMGLVEPLRELFKDEVRKIGLELGLPYDMLYRHPFPGPGLGVRVLGEIKKEYCDLLRRADAIFIEELHKADLYHKVSQAFTVFLPVRSVGVMGDARKYDWVVSLRCVETIDFMTARWSHLPYEFLGQVSNRIINEIDGISRVVYDISGKPPATIEWE from the coding sequence ATGAGCAAAGATATCCATGACTCCCGCATTTTGATTTTAGATTTTGGTTCGCAATATACGCAGCTGATCGCACGTCGTATCCGTGAAATCGGTGTGTATTGTGAGCTTTGGGCTTGGGATGTTACCGAAGAACAGATCCGTGAGTTTAACCCACAAGGTATTATTCTATCTGGTGGCCCTGAGTCAACGACGTTAGAAAACAGCCCTCGCGCGCCAGAGTATGTATTTAATGCAGGCGTGCCGGTACTGGGTATTTGTTATGGTATGCAAACCATGGCAGCACAATTAGGCGGCTCAGTACATAGCTCTGATAAAAAAGAGTTTGGATATGCAAGAGTTGAAAAAGTGGGTAACTGTAAGTTATTTGATCAAATCCAAGATCATATTGAAGATGGTGCAGACTTCTTAGATGTATGGATGAGTCACGGTGATAAAGTTGCGCAGATCCCCGATACTTTTGTAACCACAGCTAAAACGTCTACATGCCCTCATGCTGCTATGTCATGGGAAGAGAAACGCTTTTATGGGGTACAGTTCCACCCTGAAGTAACACACACACAACAAGGCCAACGCTTACTTGAGCGTTTTGTTAGTGATATTTGTAAGTGTGAAAAATTATGGACGCCTGCGCAGATCATTGAAGATGCGGTAGAGCGTATTAAAGAAAAAGTAGGGGATGACGAAGTTATCCTTGGTCTATCAGGTGGAGTTGATTCATCAGTTGTGGCCATGCTTATTCACCGCGCTATTGGTGACAAACTAACGTGTGTATTTGTTGATAACGGGTTGCTTCGATTAAACGAAGGCGAGCAAGTTATGGACATGTTTGGTGATAAGTTTGGATTGAACATCATCAAAGTAGATGCAGAAGAGCGATTCTTAAAGGCGCTTGAAGGTATTGACGAGCCAGAAGCAAAGCGTAAATCAATCGGCCATACTTTCATTGAAGTATTTGATGAGCAAGCAGGTAAGCTTAAAAATGCTAAATGGTTAGCGCAAGGTACTATATATCCAGATGTGATTGAATCTGCAGCATCTGCAACAGGTAAAGCGCATGTTATTAAGTCTCACCACAATGTAGGCGGATTGCCTGACGATATGGAAATGGGCTTAGTAGAGCCATTACGTGAGTTGTTTAAAGACGAAGTGCGCAAAATCGGTCTAGAGTTAGGCTTACCTTATGACATGCTTTACCGTCACCCGTTCCCAGGGCCAGGTTTAGGTGTTCGCGTATTGGGTGAGATCAAAAAAGAATACTGTGACTTATTACGCCGCGCTGATGCTATTTTCATTGAAGAGCTACACAAAGCTGATCTATACCATAAAGTATCGCAAGCATTTACGGTATTTTTACCGGTGCGCTCTGTTGGAGTTATGGGTGATGCACGTAAATATGATTGGGTTGTTTCTTTACGTTGTGTAGAAACAATTGACTTCATGACGGCACGTTGGTCACATTTACCGTATGAGTTCTTAGGTCAGGTATCAAACCGTATTATTAACGAAATCGATGGTATCTCGCGCGTGGTTTATGACATCTCGGGTAAGCCACCGGCGACTATCGAATGGGAATAA
- the guaB gene encoding IMP dehydrogenase: MLRIAKEALTFDDVLLVPAHSTVLPHTANLSTRLTRGIELNLPLVSASMDTVTEARLAIALAQEGGIGFIHKNMTIEEQARNVRRVKAYEAGIVSFPVTVSADLTIAQANALAEEKGFSGFPVTDENNQLEGIVTSRDMRFETKLEQPVSTVMTTKENLVTVKEGASRDEILGLMHEHRIEKILVVDDAFKLKGMITVKDYQKAQEKPNACKDEQGRLRVGAAVGVGAGTDERIAALVEAGVDVLLIDTSHGHSQGVIDRVKATREAYPDLQIVAGNVATAEGAIALADAGVDAVKVGIGPGSICTTRIVTGCGVPQITAISDAVEGLKGRDIPVIADGGIRFSGDIVKALVAGASCVMVGSMLAGTEESPGEVELYQGRYYKSYRGMGSLGAMNQKEGSSDRYFQKSNQADKLVPEGIEGRVAYKGPIATIIHQQVGGIRSAMGLTGCATIEDLNTKPQFVRVTSAGMGESHVHDVQITKEAPNYRMG, from the coding sequence ATGCTAAGAATTGCAAAAGAAGCCCTAACCTTTGATGATGTGTTATTAGTTCCAGCACATTCTACTGTTTTACCTCATACAGCAAATCTATCAACGCGATTAACGCGTGGTATTGAATTAAACCTGCCTTTAGTTTCTGCATCAATGGATACAGTAACCGAAGCACGCCTTGCAATTGCACTTGCGCAAGAAGGTGGAATTGGGTTTATTCACAAAAACATGACCATTGAAGAACAAGCACGCAATGTACGCAGAGTAAAAGCGTATGAAGCGGGAATTGTCTCTTTTCCGGTGACCGTTTCTGCTGACTTAACGATTGCGCAAGCAAACGCATTAGCAGAAGAAAAAGGTTTTTCAGGTTTTCCAGTTACTGATGAAAATAACCAGTTAGAAGGAATTGTAACCAGCCGTGATATGCGCTTTGAAACTAAGCTTGAGCAGCCGGTTTCAACGGTGATGACAACCAAAGAAAACTTGGTTACGGTTAAAGAAGGTGCTTCACGTGACGAAATCCTAGGGTTAATGCATGAGCACCGCATAGAGAAAATCTTAGTAGTTGATGATGCGTTTAAACTCAAGGGCATGATCACGGTAAAAGATTATCAAAAAGCACAAGAGAAACCGAACGCGTGTAAAGATGAGCAGGGCCGCCTGCGTGTTGGAGCCGCTGTAGGTGTAGGTGCTGGTACTGATGAACGTATTGCTGCATTGGTTGAAGCTGGGGTTGATGTGTTGTTAATTGATACTTCACACGGACACTCTCAGGGGGTTATCGACCGTGTTAAAGCAACACGCGAAGCATATCCTGATTTACAAATCGTAGCGGGTAACGTAGCAACTGCTGAAGGCGCAATTGCATTGGCTGATGCCGGTGTTGATGCGGTTAAAGTGGGTATTGGTCCTGGTTCAATTTGTACAACTCGTATCGTAACAGGTTGTGGTGTACCACAGATCACGGCGATTTCTGATGCGGTTGAAGGCCTGAAAGGTCGTGATATTCCAGTCATTGCTGACGGTGGTATTCGCTTCTCGGGTGATATCGTTAAAGCACTGGTTGCTGGTGCATCATGCGTTATGGTTGGCTCTATGTTAGCTGGTACTGAAGAGTCTCCAGGTGAAGTTGAACTGTATCAAGGTCGTTACTATAAGTCATACCGTGGTATGGGCTCGTTAGGTGCCATGAACCAAAAAGAAGGTTCATCAGACCGTTACTTCCAAAAATCAAATCAAGCAGACAAGCTTGTGCCAGAAGGCATTGAAGGTCGTGTTGCATACAAAGGACCAATTGCGACTATTATCCATCAGCAAGTGGGTGGTATCCGCAGTGCAATGGGTTTAACTGGCTGTGCCACGATTGAAGATTTAAACACTAAACCGCAGTTTGTACGTGTCACATCTGCTGGTATGGGTGAGTCACACGTTCATGATGTGCAAATCACCAAAGAAGCCCCTAACTACCGTATGGGCTAA
- the xseA gene encoding exodeoxyribonuclease VII large subunit: MSLTSFTSTSSKTYTVSKLNREIRAILEQGFASIRLSGEISNFVAPASGHWYFSLKDDKAQVKAAMWRGNNRYCQYKPTNGAQVEVQARVSVYEPRGDYQLIVEKMEPAGEGMLKQQFDALKMRLAAEGLFSNAHKKPLPNKINTVGVITSATGAAIKDILTVLKRRAPQLEVIIYPAQVQGQDAHKQLIDKLILANQRNEVDVLIIGRGGGSLEDLWCFNEEPLARAIFASQLPIISAVGHEIDTTISDYVADLRAATPSAAAELVSPDQQALQHQIQQYRRTLHTLVLQAIKHALHDCKRLEQRLKLQHPENQLLQQQQRVDELIARLTRAFTQTQTKRLNTLALAQQRLSHQHPSKQLNDAKKQLEHSKQALYQVMQKNLNTHQNRLSLYAARLDSVSPLNVLARGYSITKHQGKVIKSISEVTQKQSLVTQLHDGEVHTQVVKINAY; encoded by the coding sequence ATGTCATTGACAAGCTTTACATCTACCTCAAGTAAAACTTATACCGTTTCGAAACTAAACCGCGAAATACGTGCAATTTTGGAGCAAGGTTTTGCTTCTATTAGATTGAGCGGTGAGATTTCAAACTTTGTTGCTCCAGCTTCTGGTCACTGGTACTTTTCGTTAAAAGATGACAAAGCGCAAGTTAAAGCTGCCATGTGGCGTGGCAATAACCGCTATTGTCAGTATAAGCCTACTAACGGCGCTCAAGTCGAGGTGCAAGCAAGGGTTTCTGTTTATGAACCACGCGGCGATTATCAACTCATCGTTGAGAAAATGGAGCCCGCTGGCGAGGGCATGTTAAAACAGCAATTTGACGCGTTAAAAATGCGCTTAGCCGCAGAAGGCTTATTTAGCAATGCACACAAAAAACCACTGCCAAATAAAATAAACACCGTCGGTGTTATTACCTCAGCAACAGGGGCTGCAATTAAGGACATATTAACGGTGCTAAAACGTCGAGCACCGCAGCTTGAAGTCATCATATATCCTGCGCAAGTCCAAGGGCAAGATGCCCACAAGCAATTAATAGATAAGTTGATACTAGCTAATCAACGTAACGAAGTAGATGTATTAATTATTGGCCGTGGCGGCGGCTCGTTGGAAGATTTATGGTGTTTTAATGAAGAGCCATTGGCACGCGCCATATTCGCCAGTCAACTGCCTATTATCAGTGCCGTTGGGCATGAGATAGACACCACAATTAGCGACTATGTTGCAGACTTGCGCGCAGCCACACCGTCTGCCGCAGCGGAGCTTGTGAGCCCCGATCAGCAAGCCTTACAACATCAAATTCAGCAATACCGTCGCACACTACACACGCTCGTGTTACAAGCCATTAAGCACGCTTTACATGACTGTAAAAGGCTTGAACAACGGCTCAAGTTACAACATCCAGAAAATCAATTGCTTCAGCAGCAGCAACGAGTCGATGAACTCATCGCTCGCTTAACGCGTGCATTTACTCAAACGCAAACTAAACGACTCAATACACTGGCTCTTGCGCAGCAAAGACTAAGCCACCAGCACCCTAGCAAGCAACTCAATGATGCTAAAAAGCAACTTGAACACTCAAAACAGGCCTTATATCAAGTAATGCAAAAAAACTTAAATACTCATCAAAATCGTTTGAGTCTGTACGCTGCCCGACTTGATAGCGTGAGCCCACTAAACGTACTAGCTAGAGGGTACAGTATTACCAAGCATCAAGGTAAGGTGATCAAATCTATATCGGAAGTCACCCAAAAGCAGTCGCTTGTGACCCAACTTCATGATGGCGAAGTGCACACACAAGTGGTAAAAATTAACGCCTATTGA
- the cysE gene encoding serine O-acetyltransferase yields the protein MRHEIWQQLRTEATELVSREPLLASHVYSSVLNHECLGSALSFIVANKLADAVVSAFTIRELFDQAFVDCDHMLTHVAHDIKAVKDRDPAADSYLTVMLNLKGFHAIQAHRLAHCLWRQNRKELARFIQSRTSEVFGVDIHPACKVGHGIMFDHATGIVIGETAVIEDNVSILQSVTLGGTGNEQGDRHPKIRAGVLIGAGAKVLGNIEVGEGARIGAGSVVLRAVEPHTTVVGVPAKVVGRPCSPCPAESMNQNFLDDDPTNESHTSAMI from the coding sequence ATGCGTCATGAAATATGGCAACAACTTCGTACAGAAGCAACAGAGCTTGTTAGTCGGGAGCCATTACTGGCCAGTCATGTTTACTCAAGTGTTTTGAATCATGAGTGTTTAGGATCGGCTTTAAGTTTTATCGTGGCTAACAAATTGGCGGATGCAGTGGTATCAGCTTTTACTATTCGTGAACTGTTTGACCAAGCGTTTGTTGATTGTGATCATATGCTCACCCACGTGGCGCACGATATAAAAGCAGTAAAAGATAGAGATCCCGCCGCGGATAGCTACTTAACCGTTATGCTCAATTTGAAAGGGTTTCATGCGATACAAGCCCATAGGTTGGCGCATTGCTTATGGAGACAAAATCGCAAAGAGTTAGCAAGGTTTATTCAAAGCCGAACCTCAGAAGTATTTGGCGTTGACATTCATCCTGCCTGTAAAGTTGGCCATGGTATTATGTTTGACCATGCAACGGGTATCGTGATTGGTGAAACGGCGGTTATTGAAGATAATGTTTCTATTTTACAATCGGTTACCTTAGGTGGTACGGGCAATGAGCAAGGGGATCGTCACCCGAAAATAAGGGCCGGCGTGCTTATCGGCGCAGGTGCCAAAGTCTTGGGTAACATTGAAGTAGGCGAAGGTGCTCGAATAGGAGCCGGTTCTGTCGTGCTTCGAGCTGTAGAGCCTCATACCACGGTGGTGGGTGTTCCAGCTAAAGTGGTGGGGCGGCCTTGTAGCCCATGTCCTGCGGAAAGTATGAACCAGAACTTTCTTGATGATGACCCCACAAATGAGTCGCATACCAGTGCGATGATATAG
- a CDS encoding M16 family metallopeptidase, giving the protein MKFQLLATSLAVTLALTGCVSNDQQGKTNQIQAQTNDKVFSQDYLLEELDNGLRVMVVKTDYPDVVSVQIPVSVGSRNEVEAGRTGFAHFFEHMMFKGSEKYPQDVYADILKNSGVDNRAYTTNDYTNYYLSFSKQHLDKVLEIEADIFQNLTYTEAQFRTEALTVKGEYLKNNANPIRQLLSAVRKEAFDKHTYKHTTMGFFEDIEAMPEQMSYGQTFFERFYNPEYVSLVIVGDVDPQKTMNMVKKHWGNWEKGNYVAEIPTEPTQQAPKYVHKQSEGLPGHWLLVSYKGTAWQPERKDRAALDLISDLYFSKTSELYQQLVVEKQVASQMFTYNPETKDPGLLHVFVKVENESDLAMVRDAINETYAKARTQLVDEDKLAALKSNRKYSFINELDSSQAIASTLAQYMHFERDPEVINQLYATADAITAQDIRDIANKYFVDSARTTVTMSALASISGFDKEVSLKALVDKVSQSKERHFTVLDKTNSSPLLDLNLLFYTGAAADPVGKKGLAAMTAAMIANGGSQSKSYKDIQKALYPIAGSFSYQIDKEMLSLRGRVHKDNAAQWYALVSDQLLNPGFREDDFNRLKKEMLDNIKASLKSSNDEELGKEVLYHKLYQGHPYESYNFGDLSDLESLTLQDVKAFYSAQFTQARLNVGITGAMPEEVKAKLLVDLAQLPKGDEQRLNIPDAPKLEGRHASIVEKSAKSTAVSFGFPIDTIRSSKDWTALWLVRSYFGEHRNSNSFLYQRIREVRGMNYGDYAYIEYFPRGMFQTKPDANLGRSEQIFQVWLRPLRSNNDAHFATRVAMYELDKLINEGMSEQDFTATRNFLTNYVAQLVASQDRQLGYALDSQFYNIDNFVDYVREQLAALSVEDVNRVIRENLQTQNMQYVFVTGDGSDMRQRLANETSSPLSYNSEKPEQLLTEDKVIADYKLEIPTENIEVLDVKSVFE; this is encoded by the coding sequence ATGAAATTTCAACTTTTGGCAACAAGCCTAGCGGTAACACTTGCGCTAACGGGGTGTGTTAGCAACGATCAACAGGGTAAAACTAACCAAATACAAGCCCAGACGAATGACAAAGTATTTTCACAAGATTACCTGTTAGAAGAATTAGATAATGGCCTGAGGGTGATGGTAGTTAAAACTGATTACCCCGACGTGGTATCTGTACAGATCCCCGTATCTGTTGGTTCGCGAAATGAGGTTGAGGCCGGCCGTACCGGTTTTGCGCACTTCTTCGAACACATGATGTTTAAAGGTTCAGAAAAATACCCACAAGATGTGTATGCAGATATCTTGAAAAATTCAGGGGTCGATAATAGGGCCTATACAACCAATGATTATACAAATTACTATTTGAGCTTCTCTAAACAGCACTTAGACAAAGTATTAGAAATAGAAGCCGATATTTTCCAAAATTTAACCTATACCGAAGCGCAATTTCGTACAGAGGCACTGACGGTTAAAGGCGAGTATTTAAAAAATAACGCGAATCCAATTCGCCAATTACTCTCTGCTGTGCGTAAAGAAGCTTTTGACAAGCATACCTATAAACATACCACAATGGGTTTTTTTGAAGACATAGAAGCCATGCCTGAGCAAATGAGTTATGGGCAGACATTTTTTGAGCGCTTTTATAACCCAGAATATGTTTCGTTAGTCATTGTTGGTGATGTTGATCCACAAAAAACCATGAATATGGTGAAAAAGCACTGGGGTAATTGGGAAAAAGGCAATTACGTGGCGGAAATTCCCACTGAACCGACACAACAAGCACCTAAATACGTACATAAACAAAGTGAAGGTTTACCGGGTCATTGGTTGCTAGTGTCCTATAAAGGCACCGCATGGCAGCCAGAGCGTAAAGACCGAGCGGCACTCGATTTAATCTCGGACCTATACTTTTCTAAAACGTCTGAGCTTTATCAGCAATTAGTTGTTGAGAAGCAGGTGGCAAGCCAAATGTTTACATACAACCCTGAGACAAAAGATCCGGGTTTATTACACGTATTTGTAAAAGTTGAAAATGAAAGTGATTTGGCAATGGTGCGTGATGCTATTAATGAAACATATGCAAAGGCACGCACTCAACTTGTTGATGAGGATAAGCTTGCAGCATTAAAATCAAATCGCAAATATAGCTTTATTAACGAGTTAGACTCTTCACAAGCAATAGCCTCTACGCTTGCACAGTACATGCATTTTGAAAGAGATCCTGAGGTGATCAATCAACTTTATGCTACTGCTGATGCTATCACCGCTCAAGATATCCGAGATATTGCAAATAAATATTTTGTCGATTCAGCTCGTACCACTGTGACTATGTCAGCGTTGGCGTCAATTTCTGGATTTGACAAAGAAGTGTCTTTGAAAGCTTTAGTAGATAAAGTAAGTCAGTCCAAAGAACGTCATTTTACGGTATTAGATAAAACCAACAGCTCACCGTTGCTCGATCTTAATTTATTGTTTTATACGGGCGCTGCAGCCGATCCTGTAGGTAAAAAAGGTCTGGCCGCAATGACTGCTGCAATGATTGCCAATGGCGGCTCGCAGAGCAAAAGCTATAAAGACATTCAAAAAGCACTTTATCCGATTGCTGGGTCGTTTAGTTATCAAATTGATAAAGAGATGCTGTCATTGCGTGGTCGGGTTCACAAAGACAACGCTGCTCAATGGTATGCACTCGTTAGTGATCAATTATTGAACCCAGGGTTTAGGGAAGATGACTTTAATCGTTTGAAAAAAGAGATGTTAGACAACATCAAAGCCAGTTTAAAGTCTTCCAATGATGAAGAGTTGGGTAAAGAGGTGCTTTATCACAAGCTTTATCAAGGCCACCCTTATGAAAGCTATAATTTTGGTGATCTATCTGATCTAGAATCGTTAACTTTGCAAGATGTTAAAGCATTTTATAGTGCACAGTTTACTCAGGCGAGACTCAATGTCGGGATCACTGGCGCCATGCCAGAAGAAGTCAAAGCTAAGCTGCTTGTTGATCTTGCTCAGTTGCCAAAGGGAGATGAGCAGCGCTTAAACATTCCAGATGCACCAAAGCTTGAAGGTCGTCATGCATCAATTGTAGAGAAAAGTGCTAAATCAACTGCCGTTTCTTTCGGTTTCCCAATAGATACTATTCGCAGTAGTAAAGACTGGACGGCACTGTGGTTGGTGCGTTCGTACTTTGGTGAGCACAGAAATTCTAATAGCTTCTTATATCAGCGTATTCGTGAAGTTCGAGGCATGAATTACGGTGATTATGCTTACATAGAATATTTTCCACGAGGTATGTTCCAAACTAAACCAGATGCCAACTTAGGACGCTCTGAGCAGATATTCCAAGTATGGTTGCGTCCACTTCGTTCAAACAACGATGCACATTTTGCAACGCGTGTTGCTATGTACGAGCTTGATAAGCTCATCAATGAAGGAATGAGTGAGCAAGATTTTACCGCAACACGTAACTTTTTAACTAACTATGTTGCGCAGTTGGTTGCAAGCCAAGACCGTCAACTGGGTTATGCATTGGATAGTCAGTTTTACAATATAGATAACTTTGTAGACTATGTGCGAGAGCAGCTGGCAGCGTTGAGTGTAGAGGATGTTAACCGCGTGATCCGCGAGAATTTACAAACGCAAAACATGCAGTATGTTTTTGTCACTGGAGATGGGAGTGATATGCGCCAGCGTTTAGCAAATGAAACGTCTTCGCCACTGAGTTATAACTCTGAAAAGCCAGAGCAACTATTAACTGAAGATAAAGTTATCGCTGATTATAAACTCGAGATACCGACAGAAAATATCGAAGTACTTGATGTAAAGTCAGTATTTGAGTAA
- a CDS encoding methylenetetrahydrofolate reductase produces the protein MALSLQEKILDPNQGVYLIGTTPPKVGTDKEKLENIATKLLARLHEIEYDGVVIYDIQDESSRTQVPRPFPFKHTVDPCEYSQLIHKLSNLDVITYKSVAQREASEFSEWLTNTKHQFGLKNLVLVGSPSSEGDIKLSLSDAYQALSEHKDEFFLGGVTIAERHASKRNEHERLLDKTTQGCEFFISQAVYNAQATVDLITSYARSCRQQGQTPKRIILTFTPCGGQKTLEFMQWLGISVPEATQWRILDADNSLSESIRICKESLDQILKSCAHLNVPLGLNIESLTNRKEEIDASINLYRLLKATMELTLAEKQIA, from the coding sequence ATGGCGTTATCACTGCAAGAGAAAATACTAGACCCCAACCAAGGGGTATACCTAATTGGAACAACGCCACCAAAAGTTGGCACTGACAAAGAAAAGCTTGAAAACATCGCGACAAAACTACTCGCTCGTTTACACGAAATCGAATACGATGGCGTGGTTATCTACGATATTCAAGATGAAAGTAGCCGTACTCAAGTGCCTCGTCCGTTTCCGTTTAAACACACCGTTGACCCATGTGAGTACAGCCAACTAATTCATAAATTATCTAATTTAGATGTGATCACTTACAAAAGCGTTGCACAACGTGAAGCGAGTGAATTCAGTGAATGGTTAACCAACACTAAACATCAGTTCGGTTTAAAAAACTTAGTACTTGTGGGGAGCCCTTCATCTGAAGGCGACATTAAGCTCAGCCTATCAGATGCTTATCAGGCACTGAGCGAGCATAAAGATGAGTTCTTTCTCGGTGGTGTCACGATTGCAGAGCGTCATGCTAGTAAGCGCAATGAGCACGAGCGTTTGCTAGACAAAACCACACAAGGGTGTGAGTTTTTTATCTCTCAGGCGGTTTATAATGCACAAGCCACCGTTGATTTGATCACCAGCTATGCACGCTCTTGTCGCCAACAAGGACAAACACCCAAGCGCATTATCTTAACTTTTACACCGTGCGGTGGGCAAAAGACACTTGAGTTTATGCAGTGGCTTGGCATATCAGTCCCAGAAGCAACCCAATGGCGTATTTTAGATGCCGACAATTCTTTGAGTGAGTCGATTCGGATCTGTAAAGAAAGCCTCGACCAGATTTTAAAAAGCTGTGCACATTTGAACGTGCCTCTTGGGCTAAATATCGAAAGCTTAACCAACCGCAAAGAAGAAATTGATGCTTCAATCAATTTATATCGTTTGCTCAAAGCCACGATGGAACTGACACTTGCCGAAAAGCAGATTGCTTAA
- a CDS encoding DEAD/DEAH box helicase — MSFQTFQLADELNQALEQLSFVNPTPVQEQCIPPLLSGVDLVATAQTGTGKTAAFMLPILQHLLSEPEQKGVVRALVVAPTRELAQQVAHNTQSYGQYTGLKVACLYGGAKIGPQEKAVRAGVDVVVATPGRLLDHLIKGTLSLGDVKHLVFDEADRILDMGFIGEIKRIMRHLPAKRQTLLFSATIDEQVQTLVKQWLNEPKRISIDKENSAAQKVEQVFYAVDEDRKRELMSYLIGKNNWQQVLMFTRTKSKADELAKELNKDGLATLAIHGDKSQGARDKALSQFKAGKTRVLVATDVAARGIDIIDLDYVINAELPYVAQDYVHRIGRTGRAGKTGHAISLVSIDEQWLLEEIEVLLDERLTPQWLPGYEPDLTKEPKDNRKNTNKSRKQRDKKKILNKRSSRRR; from the coding sequence ATGTCATTTCAAACATTTCAACTGGCTGATGAGCTTAATCAGGCGCTCGAACAATTAAGTTTTGTAAACCCTACTCCAGTTCAAGAGCAGTGTATTCCACCATTGTTATCAGGGGTTGACTTAGTTGCAACGGCACAAACGGGTACGGGTAAAACGGCAGCGTTTATGTTGCCAATTTTACAGCACTTGTTGTCAGAGCCTGAACAAAAGGGAGTTGTGAGAGCATTGGTTGTAGCGCCCACTAGGGAGCTTGCCCAACAAGTGGCGCATAACACACAAAGTTACGGGCAATATACCGGGCTGAAAGTCGCTTGCTTGTATGGCGGCGCTAAAATTGGGCCACAAGAAAAGGCCGTTAGAGCTGGTGTTGATGTGGTGGTAGCAACGCCAGGGCGATTGTTAGATCACTTAATAAAAGGCACTTTATCACTTGGTGACGTGAAACACTTAGTTTTTGATGAGGCTGACCGAATTTTGGATATGGGCTTTATTGGCGAAATAAAGCGTATTATGCGTCATTTGCCAGCAAAGCGACAAACATTGCTGTTTTCTGCCACGATAGATGAACAAGTACAAACACTCGTTAAGCAGTGGCTAAATGAGCCAAAACGCATCAGCATAGATAAAGAAAACAGTGCGGCGCAAAAAGTAGAGCAAGTATTTTATGCAGTTGATGAAGACAGAAAGCGAGAGCTGATGTCTTATCTGATTGGAAAAAATAACTGGCAGCAAGTATTAATGTTCACTCGTACCAAGAGTAAAGCCGATGAGTTGGCCAAAGAGCTTAATAAAGATGGCTTGGCAACGTTGGCTATTCACGGTGATAAATCGCAAGGCGCCAGAGATAAAGCGCTGAGTCAGTTTAAAGCAGGTAAAACGAGAGTGCTGGTCGCAACGGATGTTGCAGCCAGAGGCATAGATATTATAGATTTAGATTATGTGATCAATGCAGAGCTGCCATATGTTGCGCAAGATTATGTGCATCGCATAGGGCGCACAGGGCGTGCAGGTAAAACAGGGCATGCGATTTCGTTAGTGAGCATTGATGAGCAGTGGTTACTAGAAGAGATAGAGGTGTTATTAGATGAGCGCCTCACGCCACAATGGTTGCCAGGCTACGAGCCTGATCTGACTAAAGAGCCCAAAGACAATCGTAAAAATACGAATAAATCACGAAAACAAAGAGATAAGAAAAAAATATTAAACAAACGCTCATCAAGGCGTAGGTAA